A DNA window from Hevea brasiliensis isolate MT/VB/25A 57/8 chromosome 2, ASM3005281v1, whole genome shotgun sequence contains the following coding sequences:
- the LOC110633158 gene encoding uncharacterized protein LOC110633158 codes for MERFLVRVEPLPQLELQEADCRRRRQSSSLQVYIKLSYHVHRRLICVSPNGRRTPLGSLCDQSLPVAFWLDFSLLKNKRALYNAISPRLAGLGVESHRLDRLVLKIMERVDKISYWVSKKRKFLPLLFKIVNEKISFVVDETEVIDRIMMRESERGNYGMVPTARKSRILKCVKVGDSESCTICLEQLLEFAASMPCGHVFHGSCILNWLEKSHYCPVCRFEMPTEK; via the coding sequence ATGGAGCGTTTCCTTGTGAGAGTCGAGCCACTCCCACAACTGGAGCTACAAGAAGCAGACTGCCGTCGCCGGCGCCAATCTTCGTCGCTGCAAGTTTACATCAAGCTCTCCTACCATGTCCACCGCCGACTGATTTGCGTATCACCCAATGGAAGACGAACCCCTCTTGGTAGCTTATGTGACCAATCACTCCCAGTTGCTTTCTGGTTGGATTTTAGCCTCTTAAAGAACAAGCGTGCCCTGTACAATGCTATTTCGCCAAGGTTGGCTGGTCTAGGAGTGGAATCACATCGGCTTGATAGATTGGTTTTAAAGATAATGGAGAGAGTTGATAAGATTAGCTACTGGGTATCCAAGAAACGCAAGTTTTTACCATTGCTGTTCAAGATAGTTAACGAAAAGATTTCTTTCGTCGTCGATGAAACAGAAGTGATTGACAGAATTATGATGAGGGAGTCTGAAAGAGGAAACTATGGAATGGTGCCAACCGCTCGCAAGTCAAGGATACTCAAGTGCGTGAAAGTGGGTGACAGTGAAAGTTGCACCATATGCTTGGAGCAGCTTTTGGAATTTGCTGCGAGCATGCCTTGTGGCCATGTTTTTCATGGAAGCTGCATTCTTAACTGGCTGGAGAAGAGCCACTATTGTCCTGTTTGTCGTTTCGAGATGCCCACTGAAAAATAA